A window from Fragaria vesca subsp. vesca linkage group LG5, FraVesHawaii_1.0, whole genome shotgun sequence encodes these proteins:
- the LOC101293889 gene encoding thaumatin-like protein-like → MLRPSLTLLLLSALLFAHILVDDVSATTMTFVNKCSHPVWPGIQPSAGQPILAKGGFTLPPNKATTLHLPPLWSGRFWGRHGCAFDASGRGRCATGDCGGNLYCSGLGGTPPATLAEITLGHEQDFYDVSLVDGYNLAISITPYQGSGKCSYAGCVSDLNMMCPVGLQVRSHDNRRVVACKSACSAFNSPRYCCTGSYGSPQSCKPTAYSRIFKTACPRAYSYAYDDPTSIATCTRGNYVVTFCPRHGHR, encoded by the exons ATGCTGAGGCCTAGCCTCACTCTCCTCCTGCTCTCCGCTCTCCTGTTTGCCCACATTCTTG TCGATGATGTCTCGGCCACCACAATGACCTTCGTCAACAAATGCTCCCACCCAGTCTGGCCGGGAATCCAACCCAGCGCCGGCCAGCCCATCCTCGCCAAAGGCGGCTTCACTCTCCCACCCAACAAGGCCACCACCCTCCACCTCCCTCCTCTCTGGTCCGGCCGCTTCTGGGGCCGCCACGGCTGCGCCTTCGACGCCTCCGGCCGCGGCCGCTGCGCCACCGGCGACTGCGGCGGCAACCTCTACTGCTCCGGCCTCGGCGGCACCCCTCCCGCCACCCTCGCCGAGATCACCCTCGGCCACGAGCAGGACTTCTATGACGTCAGCCTGGTCGATGGGTACAACCTCGCCATCTCCATCACACCCTACCAGGGCTCCGGCAAGTGCAGCTACGCCGGGTGCGTCAGCGACCTGAATATGATGTGTCCGGTGGGGCTGCAGGTGAGGTCACATGATAACCGGCGCGTGGTGGCGTGTAAAAGCGCGTGCTCTGCGTTTAACTCGCCGAGGTATTGCTGTACCGGAAGCTACGGGAGCCCGCAGTCGTGTAAGCCAACGGCGTATTCCCGGATATTCAAGACGGCGTGCCCGAGAGCTTATTCTTATGCTTATGATGATCCCACCAGCATTGCTACTTGCACCAGGGGAAACTATGTGGTCACCTTCTGCCCTCGCCATGGCCACCGTTGA
- the LOC101294180 gene encoding pentatricopeptide repeat-containing protein At3g18020-like, which yields MYLTTLPSPKTPITPKTLTIPLTFFFTHYSTSASHLDQISVDNTPYWTKTIHHLCTRHRNVDQALHLLDHLHLRGYRPVPLNLTSIVHALCDSHRFDEAHHRFANSIHSDCVPDQRTCNVIIARLLDSQTPHTTLNVLRLLSHLKPDFVASLVNYNRLMDQLCSLRRPSEAHTVLFDMMSRGHCPNAVSYTTLINGYCGMGELSHAHKVFDEMCEREVAPNSMTYSVLISGVLRKRDIRGAVEMMGKLWEAMKGEDDTLVKNAAFSNLIESMCREGYFQEVFGIAEDRPQGESVNEEFAYGQMIDSLCKAGRYHGASRIVYIMRHRGFVPRVTSYNCIVHGLTKEGEGGVMRAYQLLEEGIEFGYLPSEYTYKVLVEGLCQESDVDKAWQVLQYMLRKERVDKTRMYNIYLRALCLANNTTELLNTLVSMLQTECQPDVITLNIVVNGFCKMGRVEEALKVLDDMMTGKFCAPNVVTFTTIINGLLNVGRTQEALYILHDVMPQKGFRPNVVTYNAVLRGLFKLDQGKQAMEIFNGMVTEGVAASSTTYTIIIDGLCESDQLEEAKRFWDDVIWPSQIHDNFVYAAIIKGICHSGNFDEACHFLYELVDSGVSPNIFSYNIVIDTACKLGLKKEAYEVVREMKRNGLSPDSVTWRILDKFHGNARKEFGDDEDSQSRSRPHG from the coding sequence ATGTACCTCACAACTCTACCCTCACCCAAAACCCCAATCACCCCCAAAACCCTAACCATCCCCCTCACCTTCTTCTTCACACACTACTCCACCTCAGCCTCTCACCTCGACCAAATCAGCGTAGACAACACACCCTACTGGACCAAAACCATCCACCACCTCTGCACCCGCCACCGCAATGTCGACCAAGCCCTCCACCTCCTCGACCACCTCCACCTCCGTGGCTACCGCCCCGTCCCCCTCAACCTCACCTCCATCGTACACGCTCTCTGCGACTCCCACCGCTTCGACGAAGCCCACCACCGCTTTGCCAACTCCATCCACTCCGATTGCGTCCCTGACCAGCGCACTTGCAACGTCATCATCGCTCGCCTCCTCGATTCCCAAACCCCGCACACCACCTTAAATGTTCTTCGCCTCTTGAGTCATTTAAAGCCTGATTTCGTTGCCTCTTTGGTCAATTACAACCGTCTGATGGATCAGCTCTGCTCGCTCCGGCGGCCCAGTGAGGCTCATACAGTACTATTTGATATGATGAGCAGAGGGCATTGCCCGAATGCGGTTTCCTATACAACGTTGATCAATGGGTACTGCGGAATGGGCGAGTTAAGTCATGCACACAAGGTGTTTGATGAAATGTGTGAGAGAGAAGTAGCGCCTAATTCGATGACTTATAGTGTTTTGATTAGTGGAGTTCTTCGGAAGCGGGATATTCGGGGTGCGGTGGAAATGATGGGGAAGTTATGGGAGGCAATGAAGGGTGAAGATGACACTCTTGTGAAAAATGCTGCTTTTTCGAATTTGATTGAGTCCATGTGTAGAGAAGGGTATTTTCAAGAAGTTTTCGGTATTGCGGAAGATAGGCCGCAGGGGGAGAGTGTGAATGAGGAGTTTGCTTATGGGCAGATGATCGATTCGCTTTGTAAAGCCGGAAGATATCATGGGGCGTCGAGGATTGTGTACATCATGAGGCATAGAGGGTTTGTGCCACGCGTAACGTCGTATAATTGTATTGTGCATGGACTGACCAAGGAAGGAGAGGGAGGTGTTATGAGGGCTTACCAGTTGTTAGAGGAAGGAATTGAGTTTGGTTACTTGCCGTCGGAGTACACTTACAAGGTTCTAGTGGAAGGTCTGTGCCAAGAATCAGACGTTGACAAGGCGTGGCAAGTTCTTCAATATATGTTGAGGAAGGAAAGAGTGGACAAAACCAGGATGTATAATATATATTTGAGAGCTCTGTGTCTTGCTAATAACACTACTGAGCTCTTGAACACGCTTGTTTCGATGCTCCAGACAGAATGTCAGCCTGATGTGATCACGCTGAACATTGTTGTCAATGGGTTCTGCAAGATGGGGAGAGTGGAAGAAGCTTTAAAGGTACTGGATGATATGATGACCGGAAAATTTTGCGCGCCAAATGTAGTGACCTTCACAACTATCATAAATGGTTTGTTAAATGTTGGTAGAACGCAAGAAGCTCTTTATATACTGCATGATGTGATGCCTCAGAAAGGTTTTCGCCCTAATGTTGTGACATATAATGCTGTTCTTCGTGGTTTGTTCAAACTTGATCAAGGAAAGCAAGCAATGGAGATTTTTAATGGCATGGTAACTGAGGGTGTGGCTGCTAGCAGTACCACTTACACTATTATTATTGATGGGTTATGTGAGTCTGATCAGCTAGAAGAGGCTAAAAGGTTTTGGGATGACGTTATTTGGCCCTCACAGATCCATGACAATTTTGTATATGCGGCCATCATCAAAGGGATCTGCCATTCAGGAAATTTTGATGAGGCATGTCATTTCCTTTACGAACTTGTAGACTCTGGGGTCTCTCCGAATATATTCAGTTACAACATTGTGATCGACACTGCTTGCAAATTAGGTCTCAAGAAAGAGGCCTATGAAGTCGTAAGAGAGATGAAAAGAAATGGGTTGTCTCCAGATTCTGTAACATGGAGGATTCTTGATAAGTTTCATGGGAATGCAAGGAAAGAATTTGGGGATGATGAGGATTCACAATCAAGAAGTCGACCGCATGGATAG
- the LOC101309155 gene encoding probable calcium-binding protein CML27-like, translated as MASNGTPTPPPADAKPIVTDEVRRVFKSFDTNGDGRISVSELGNVLKALGSNVGEDELQRVMVELDTDRDGFICLDEFNAFWVAGSPDGSSAELKGAFDLYDQDRNGLISAEELHLVLNRLQMKCSVEDCNRMIQTVDADGDGNVNFEEFKKMMSNNSASNAGTVASNGA; from the coding sequence ATGGCTTCCAACGGAACCCCAACCCCTCCCCCCGCCGACGCCAAACCCATCGTCACCGACGAGGTCCGCCGCGTCTTCAAGAGCTTCGACACCAACGGCGACGGCAGGATCTCCGTCTCCGAGCTCGGCAACGTCCTCAAGGCCCTCGGCTCCAACGTCGGCGAAGACGAGCTCCAGCGCGTGATGGTCGAACTCGACACCGACCGCGACGGCTTCATCTGCCTCGACGAGTTCAACGCCTTCTGGGTGGCCGGCTCCCCTGACGGCTCCTCTGCCGAGCTCAAGGGAGCCTTCGATCTCTACGACCAGGACCGCAACGGCCTCATCTCCGCCGAAGAGCTCCACCTCGTCCTCAACCGCCTCCAGATGAAGTGCTCCGTCGAGGACTGCAACCGCATGATCCAGACCGTTGACGCCGACGGCGACGGCAATGTGAATTTCGAGGAGTTCAAGAAGATGATGAGCAACAACAGCGCCAGCAACGCCGGCACCGTCGCTTCTAACGGCGCGTGA
- the LOC101309447 gene encoding ras-related protein RABA6a-like, translating into MKNSSVFMADSVDEDCDYLFKAVLIGDSGVGKSNLLSRFSKDEFRLDSKPTIGVEFAYRNIKVGDKLVKAQIWDTAGQERFRAITSSYYRGALGSILVYDITRRKSFDNVDKWLRELREYGNSDMVIVLVGNKSDLSYSREVTEEEGKNFAEAEGICFMETSALENVNVERLFLDMISKIHEITSQKILDTKMDDQTSASLQSAKEIIHIDDDSEVTATKQSSYCCS; encoded by the exons ATGAAGAACTCATCGGTGTTCATGGCGGATTCCGTTGATGAAGACTGTGATTATCTGTTCAAGGCGGTTTTGATCGGGGACTCTGGAGTTGGGAAATCAAACTTGCTGTCCAGGTTTTCCAAAGACGAATTCCGGCTGGATTCCAAGCCCACCATCGGTGTCGAATTCGCTTACCGGAATATCAAGGTTGGTGATAAACTCGTCAAGGCTCAGATATGGGACACTGCCGGCCAAGAAAG ATTCAGAGCGATCACCAGTTCATACTACCGTGGAGCGCTAGGTTCGATACTAGTGTATGACATAACACGGCGAAAATCCTTCGACAATGTGGATAAATGGTTGCGTGAGCTCCGCGAGTATGGTAATTCCGATATGGTTATAGTTCTTGTGGGGAACAAATCGGATTTGAGTTACTCGAGAGAGGTCACCGAGGAAGAAGGTAAAAATTTTGCAGAGGCAGAAGGGATATGTTTCATGGAAACTTCAGCTCTAGAGAATGTGAACGTCGAGAGACTATTCTTGGATATGATTTCTAAGATTCACGAAATAACGAGCCAAAAGATTTTGGACACCAAAATGGATGATCAAACTAGTGCAAGTCTTCAGTCTGCGAAAGAAATCATACATATTGATGATGATAGTGAAGTCACGGCTACTAAACAATCAAGTTATTGTTGCTCATGA
- the LOC101294472 gene encoding golgin candidate 2-like gives MANWISSKLRAAESILQQIDQQAAESLKKNEKPLADGDLKLGAPAKTGGSVPLKDQLKKKTLEISDYNGKLRSDPSFSIVNSTSYSNSSHNKDKEIVGKAKSKPLSDSDWTQLLSAPNPAPAATSTLSRGNAVRGLRKDGRRQGSAGSGSNLSVLEVKKNQKIVGSSNGVKSVQRAGVGEGRKLNRRVSDGEESGFPYSARRSPAGELKSDGKVMEGGELEYRELGVDTSIEVKGKGSEDNAGALDTKELSLEGPLESVKKDEGLSDKKIVAENMRNQLRNSTVRGKPESSEVSRSSTSEDLKRGFTSVTDGSSESDSDSGSSSDSESERAKEERRKQREKILAEKAAAKAVEAIKERENNVARLEGEKQSLEKMLEVQVKEQAQEASKLQMTMMETMEAADIEKQKHNSTRMEAFVRLAKLETANADLAKSLATVQWNLEQEVNHVAELRQQVDLKEVSDEELRRKISDTHQTEISLKKVGAPKGLELEREILEAEYAIVNDKVTRLQDKAKKLEANIEMTRKEMEDPTDLEIELRRRLSQMTDHLIQKQAQVESLSSEKATLQFRIETVSRFLDEGKSMTEFSATPYRDIESGRPLFEDRLRSGREHLGSLLQQLESIFMAGAVFLRRNTTARLWSVVYFVCLHFWVIYILMSHSQASNEIKSGAVISLENINNNTSGV, from the exons ATGGCGAATTGGATCTCCTCCAAGCTCAGAGCCGCCGAGAGCATCCTCCAACAG ATCGATCAGCAAGCGGCGGAGTCGTTGAAGAAGAACGAGAAGCCTCTCGCCGATGGCGACTTGAAGTTGGGAGCTCCGGCGAAAACCGGAGGCAGTGTGCCTCTCAAGGACCAGTTGAAGAAGAAAACCCTAGAAATTAGTGATTATAATGGAAAATTAAGGAGCGATCCGAGCTTTAGTATTGTTAATAGCACCAGTTATAGTAATAGTAGTCATAATAAGGATAAAGAGATTGTAGGAAAGGCGAAATCGAAGCCTCTTAGTGATAGTGACTGGACTCAGCTCCTTAGTGCACCTAATCCGGCACCGGCAGCTACTTCTACATTGAGTCGTGGCAATGCCGTGAGGGGTTTGAGGAAGGATGGTAGGAGGCAGGGAAGTGCAGGTTCTGGTTCCAATTTGTCGGTTTTGGAGGTTAAGAAGAATCAGAAGATTGTTGGTAGTAGTAATGGTGTGAAGTCGGTGCAGAGAGCCGGGGTTGGGGAAGGTAGGAAGTTGAATAGGAGAGTGAGTGATGGGGAGGAGTCTGGTTTTCCATATTCAGCAAGGAGGTCTCCAGCTGGTGAGTTGAAGAGTGATGGTAAGGTTATGGAAGGAGGAGAGTTGGAGTATAGGGAATTGGGAGTGGACACTTCAATTGAAGTGAAAGGTAAGGGAAGTGAAGACAATGCTGGAGCTCTTGATACGAAGGAGCTTTCTTTGGAGGGTCCTTTAGAGTCAGTAAAGAAAGATGAAGGGTTGTCTGACAAGAAGATTGTTGCCGAGAATATGAGAAATCAGCTGAGAAATAGTACTGTCAGGGGTAAGCCTGAGTCCAGTGAAGTGTCCAGGAGTTCTACCTCCGAAGACTTAAAGAGAGGTTTTACTTCAGTAACTGATGGCAGCTCTGAGTCTGACTCAGACTCCGGTTCAAGTTCTGATTCTGAAAGCGAGCGTGCGAAGGAGGAAAGGAGAAAGCAAAGGGAGAAGATTCTAGCTGAGAAAGCAGCTGCTAAAGCTGTGGAGGCCATTAAAGAGCGAGAAAATAATGTTGCCAGATTGGAAGGGGAGAAACAGAGCTTGGAGAAAATGCTTGAAGTTCAAGTGAAGGAACAAGCACAAGAG GCTTCAAAGCTACAAATGACTATGATGGAAACCATGGAAGCGGCTGATATAGAGAAGCAGAAACATAATAGTACTAGAATGGAAGCCTTTGTGCGTTTGGCTAAACTTGAG ACTGCAAATGCTGATCTTGCGAAATCCCTAGCTACTGTGCAGTGGAATCTCGAACAGGAG GTCAATCATGTAGCAGAACTTCGACAGCAAGTTGACTTAAAAGAAGTTAGCGATGAAG AACTCAGGAGGAAGATCTCTGATACTCATCAGACTGAAATATCCTTAAAGAAAGTAGGAGCTCCAAAAGGACTTGAACTTGAGCGAGAGATTTTGGAGGCAGAGTATGCTATTGTAAATGATAAAGTTACACGACTGCAAGATAAG GCAAAGAAGCTGGAAGCAAACATTGAAATGACAAGGAAAGAGATGGAAGATCCAACGGATCTAGAAATTGAGCTCAGGCGAAGACTTTCTCAGATGACTGACCATTTGATTCAGAAACAGGCCCAG GTTGAGTCTCTCTCCTCAGAGAAGGCAACTCTTCAGTTCAGAATAGAG ACAGTTTCACGGTTCCTAGATGAAGGCAAATCAATGACCGAATTTTCTGCTACGCCATACAGGGACATAGAATCAGGCAGGCCACTATTTGAAGACAGACTCCGTTCAGGCCGGGAGCACCTAGGTTCATTGCTTCAGCAATTGGAGTCCATTTTCATGGCCGGAGCAGTGTTTTTAAGGAGGAACACGACTGCAAGATTATGGTCTGTGGTATACTTTGTTTGCCTCCATTTCTGGGTTATTTATATTCTTATGTCCCATTCTCAAGCATCAAATGAGATCAAATCTGGGGCAGTGATATCCTTGGAAAACATTAATAACAACACTTCAGGTGTATAG